Proteins from one Gammaproteobacteria bacterium genomic window:
- a CDS encoding HU family DNA-binding protein encodes MNKSELIDAVAAAADMSKTGAASAVDAVLASITGALKAGDSVTLIGFGTFEVRQRAARKGRNPRTGEEMQIKASKAPAFKAGKALKDAVN; translated from the coding sequence ATGAATAAATCAGAGTTAATCGATGCCGTAGCGGCTGCAGCAGATATGTCCAAGACGGGTGCTGCAAGTGCAGTTGATGCTGTATTAGCAAGTATTACCGGTGCACTGAAAGCAGGTGATTCAGTAACCTTAATTGGCTTTGGAACCTTTGAGGTTCGTCAAAGAGCAGCACGTAAAGGACGTAACCCACGTACGGGTGAAGAGATGCAGATTAAGGCATCAAAAGCGCCTGCATTTAAGGCTGGTAAAGCATTAAAAGATGCTGTAAACTAG
- a CDS encoding dicarboxylate/amino acid:cation symporter gives MLKLKLHWQIIIALVLAVVAGSLSGKDAAVFGLRFYQVYDFIGTLFMNALKMLIVPLIMSSIISGVARLGGGSLGRLGGKTLTYYAATSLIAILIGLSMVNLIEPGIVDGEPAHELIGLNQAADEVVSRVEGRGIADVVDVFLRMVPVNIVDAAAQGQMLGLIFFSLLFGYFMTRVTKEHHGVLATFWEAIFAVMMKITEWVMSFAPLGVFALVAKVVAVTGLAAIKPLLLFFLTTLGALFVHFAIALPLILLFVARVNPLPHYQAMAPALLTAFSTASSSSTLPITMDCVEKRAGVSNRTSSFVLPLGATVNMDGTALYECVAALFLAQAYGLDLGFAEQFSIVLIALLTSIGVAGIPAASLVAITIILTSIGLPAEAVGIILAVDRVLDMCRTSVNVFSDSCGAVVVGKLEGEQDILKR, from the coding sequence ATGTTAAAACTTAAACTTCATTGGCAGATTATTATTGCTCTGGTTCTTGCTGTGGTTGCGGGGAGCTTGAGTGGTAAGGATGCGGCTGTGTTCGGTCTCCGTTTTTATCAGGTCTACGATTTTATTGGCACCTTGTTTATGAATGCCTTGAAGATGTTGATTGTGCCGTTGATCATGTCTTCTATTATCAGTGGTGTTGCGCGTTTGGGTGGTGGCTCTCTGGGGCGCTTGGGTGGCAAGACCTTGACCTATTATGCGGCTACCAGTCTAATTGCGATCCTGATTGGTTTGAGCATGGTTAATCTGATTGAGCCGGGTATTGTCGATGGTGAACCAGCGCATGAGTTGATTGGTCTTAATCAGGCGGCAGACGAGGTGGTGTCCCGGGTAGAAGGTCGGGGTATTGCGGATGTAGTTGATGTCTTTTTGCGTATGGTGCCGGTTAATATTGTTGATGCGGCTGCACAAGGGCAGATGTTGGGGCTGATATTTTTTAGCCTGTTATTCGGATATTTTATGACCCGGGTGACAAAGGAACATCATGGGGTTCTGGCGACATTCTGGGAGGCGATCTTCGCAGTAATGATGAAGATCACCGAGTGGGTGATGTCTTTTGCACCGCTGGGTGTGTTTGCTCTGGTGGCTAAGGTGGTTGCGGTGACGGGGTTGGCTGCGATAAAACCCTTATTGTTGTTCTTCCTGACAACATTGGGGGCATTATTTGTCCACTTTGCCATTGCCTTACCTTTGATTCTATTGTTTGTTGCCAGGGTCAATCCCTTACCACATTATCAGGCGATGGCACCGGCATTGTTAACCGCATTTTCTACCGCATCGTCCTCATCAACCTTACCGATTACTATGGATTGTGTGGAAAAGCGTGCTGGAGTATCTAATCGCACCAGTAGCTTTGTATTGCCGCTGGGGGCAACGGTTAATATGGATGGTACCGCTCTGTATGAATGTGTAGCCGCATTGTTTCTGGCTCAGGCCTATGGGCTTGATCTGGGCTTTGCCGAACAATTTTCTATTGTGTTGATTGCGTTACTGACATCCATTGGTGTTGCCGGTATTCCGGCGGCTAGTCTGGTGGCGATTACGATTATTCTAACCTCAATTGGTTTGCCTGCCGAGGCGGTTGGTATCATCCTTGCCGTTGATCGTGTGCTGGATATGTGCAGAACCAGTGTTAATGTGTTCAGCGATTCTTGTGGTGCGGTAGTGGTCGGAAAGCTGGAAGGTGAGCAGGATATTCTAAAACGGTAG
- a CDS encoding enoyl-ACP reductase — translation MGFLDGKRALIVGLASTRSIAWGIAQAMRREGAELAFTYQNDKLAGRVEKMAAECDSDIVIPCDVSSDEQITNVFEQLDNYWDSLDIIIHSVAFAPREMLEGEYLDNLTREGFHTAHDISSYSLAALAKAGRNMMQGRKGSIITLSYLGAERALQNYNIMGVAKASLEANVRYLAFNLGPEDIRVNAISAGPIRTLAASGISNFRKLLAYGEKNSPLRRNVTIDEVGNTAAFLASDLSSGVTGEVIYVDGGYHIVGSGRIE, via the coding sequence ATGGGCTTTTTAGATGGAAAACGGGCACTCATCGTAGGTCTGGCAAGCACTCGTTCAATTGCATGGGGTATTGCACAAGCAATGCGTCGAGAAGGTGCCGAACTCGCCTTTACCTATCAAAATGACAAGCTAGCAGGACGTGTTGAGAAGATGGCTGCCGAATGTGACTCGGATATCGTCATTCCCTGTGATGTCAGTAGTGATGAACAAATCACCAACGTGTTTGAACAACTGGATAATTACTGGGATTCCCTCGATATCATTATTCACTCCGTTGCCTTTGCCCCGCGCGAAATGCTCGAAGGTGAATACCTCGACAACCTGACACGGGAAGGATTCCATACCGCTCACGACATCAGTTCCTACAGCCTCGCTGCTCTAGCCAAGGCTGGACGCAACATGATGCAAGGGCGCAAGGGTTCTATCATCACCCTAAGTTACCTCGGCGCAGAACGTGCCTTGCAAAACTACAATATCATGGGTGTTGCCAAGGCGAGTCTGGAGGCCAATGTGCGCTACCTTGCCTTCAACCTTGGCCCTGAGGATATCCGTGTCAACGCCATCTCAGCAGGTCCAATCCGCACCCTGGCAGCATCGGGTATTAGTAATTTTAGAAAACTACTTGCATACGGTGAAAAGAATTCACCCCTGCGTAGAAATGTCACTATTGATGAGGTCGGTAATACCGCTGCATTCCTCGCCTCCGACCTTTCATCCGGTGTCACCGGTGAGGTTATCTATGTTGATGGCGGTTACCATATTGTAGGGTCCGGACGTATCGAATAA
- a CDS encoding ABC transporter substrate-binding protein, with protein MYSSFSERPKHLDPVRSYSSNEYAFIAQIYEPPLQYHYLKRPYQLVPLAASSMPVPVYLDQDNNILDGSDETAAEIAYSIYDIHIKQGVYYQPHPAFVRNQGGFLYHPIQPDVLPSISQLSDFQETASRELIAEDYVYQIKRMADVSLHSPVLGLMQDYIVGLKETSAQIKKDRVGHAKTSSGDFFDYRTIDLIGVQVLDRYTFRIKVYGEYPQLLYWLAMPFFAPIPWEADRFYAQQGLIEKNINFDWYPVGTGPFMLTVNNPNRQMVLEKNPNFKHESYPQEGSVEDVAAGLLQDAGKALPFMDKVIFSLEKENIPYWSKFLQGYYDVSAISSDSFDQAIQLASSGNMTLSDEMREQGIVLQTAVASSIYYMGFNMLDSIVGGDSDKARKLRQAISIAINYEEYISIFMNGRGISAQGPIPPGIFGFRQGEEGMNPYVYDWRQGQAERKSIVQAKRLMVEAGYPQGRNEMTGKPLLLYLDSTGGGVDDRARMDWLRKQFSSIDIQLIIRNTDYNRFQEKMRKGTAQIFQWGWNADYPDPENFLFLLYGENAKVAMNGENAANYRNPAFDRLFLQMKTMDNSTKRQQIIDQMISIVQRDAPWIWGVNPRQFSLHHAWYGNAKTNLMANNTLKYKKIDSDLRTQMRQQWNKPVIWPLLLMLLLLILLVLPAVVLYRRREQMSVSKGMK; from the coding sequence ATGTATTCCTCCTTTAGTGAACGTCCCAAACATCTTGATCCGGTGCGCTCTTATAGTTCAAATGAGTATGCCTTTATAGCCCAGATCTATGAGCCGCCCTTGCAATATCATTATCTGAAAAGGCCTTATCAATTGGTACCATTGGCGGCAAGCTCCATGCCAGTGCCAGTTTATCTGGATCAGGATAACAATATTCTGGATGGATCGGATGAGACAGCCGCTGAGATTGCCTATTCTATTTATGATATTCATATAAAACAGGGTGTTTATTATCAACCGCATCCAGCATTTGTACGAAACCAGGGTGGTTTTTTATACCATCCGATCCAGCCGGATGTATTGCCATCAATCAGTCAATTATCTGATTTTCAGGAAACCGCCAGCCGGGAGTTGATTGCGGAAGATTATGTCTATCAGATCAAGCGTATGGCTGATGTTAGTCTGCATTCTCCGGTATTGGGGCTAATGCAGGACTATATTGTGGGGTTGAAGGAGACCTCGGCACAGATTAAGAAAGATCGTGTGGGTCATGCAAAGACATCTAGCGGTGATTTTTTTGATTATCGCACGATTGATCTGATCGGTGTTCAGGTGCTTGATCGTTATACTTTTCGCATCAAGGTGTATGGCGAATATCCGCAATTATTATACTGGTTGGCAATGCCTTTTTTCGCCCCGATCCCGTGGGAAGCTGATCGTTTTTATGCACAGCAAGGTTTGATTGAGAAGAATATTAATTTTGACTGGTATCCGGTGGGTACCGGGCCTTTTATGTTGACGGTGAATAATCCGAATCGTCAGATGGTGCTGGAGAAAAACCCGAATTTCAAACATGAAAGCTATCCGCAGGAAGGGTCGGTTGAGGATGTTGCTGCTGGTCTGTTGCAGGATGCAGGCAAGGCCCTGCCCTTTATGGATAAGGTGATCTTTAGTCTGGAGAAGGAAAATATTCCGTACTGGAGTAAGTTTCTGCAAGGTTATTATGATGTCTCGGCGATTAGTTCAGACAGTTTTGACCAGGCAATTCAATTAGCCAGTAGTGGCAATATGACCTTGAGTGATGAGATGCGGGAGCAAGGTATTGTCCTGCAGACAGCAGTGGCAAGTTCAATCTATTACATGGGTTTTAATATGCTGGATTCGATTGTGGGTGGCGATAGTGATAAGGCACGTAAACTACGTCAGGCGATCTCCATAGCCATTAATTATGAGGAATATATTTCTATCTTTATGAATGGTCGTGGTATTTCGGCACAGGGACCGATCCCTCCGGGTATCTTTGGTTTTCGACAGGGTGAGGAGGGTATGAATCCCTATGTTTATGATTGGCGGCAAGGGCAGGCTGAGCGTAAATCGATTGTGCAGGCAAAACGTCTTATGGTTGAGGCGGGTTATCCACAGGGCAGGAATGAGATGACAGGTAAACCGCTGTTATTGTATCTGGATAGCACGGGTGGTGGAGTGGATGATCGGGCACGTATGGACTGGTTGCGTAAACAATTTTCCAGTATCGACATCCAGCTGATTATTCGTAACACCGATTATAATCGCTTCCAGGAGAAGATGCGTAAAGGGACTGCGCAGATCTTTCAGTGGGGCTGGAATGCCGATTACCCGGACCCTGAAAACTTTCTGTTTCTGCTTTATGGCGAGAATGCCAAGGTGGCTATGAATGGTGAGAATGCAGCCAATTATCGTAACCCGGCGTTTGACCGCTTGTTTTTGCAGATGAAGACGATGGACAATAGCACCAAACGGCAACAGATCATTGATCAGATGATCTCTATTGTACAACGGGATGCACCGTGGATATGGGGCGTTAACCCGCGTCAGTTCAGTCTGCATCATGCCTGGTATGGTAATGCCAAAACAAACTTGATGGCGAATAATACCCTGAAGTATAAAAAAATTGATTCAGACCTCAGGACGCAGATGCGGCAGCAGTGGAATAAACCGGTGATTTGGCCACTGTTGTTGATGTTATTACTGCTTATTTTATTGGTCCTGCCTGCCGTGGTTCTTTATCGTAGACGTGAACAGATGTCTGTCAGCAAGGGGATGAAATGA
- a CDS encoding ABC transporter permease has protein sequence MTAYILRRILYAVPILLGINILTFALFFVVNTPDDMARMHLGMKRVSPELIVSWKEERGYNKPLFYNERSVGLEQLTDTIFFQKSMRLFSGHFGRSDAGRDIGSDIKQRMWPSLAIAIPVLLVGLLVNVTFALLISFFRGTYLDLGAVILCVILMSISGLFYIMFGQFMIGKLFKLVPISGYEGGWDAMRFLVLPVIIGVVSGIGGSTRWYRTLFLEEINKDYVRTARAKGVSEIRVLFRHVLRNALIPILTGVVAVLPLLFMGSLITESFFGIPGLGSYTIDAISSQDFAIVRAMVFLGSVLYIFGLLLTDISYTIADPRIRLS, from the coding sequence ATGACCGCTTATATCTTGCGTCGTATCCTGTATGCCGTACCGATCCTGTTAGGGATTAATATCCTGACCTTTGCCTTGTTTTTTGTGGTGAACACACCGGATGATATGGCGCGTATGCATCTCGGTATGAAGCGAGTTAGCCCGGAGTTGATTGTTAGCTGGAAGGAAGAACGAGGTTATAATAAACCGCTCTTTTACAATGAGCGTTCGGTCGGACTTGAGCAGTTGACCGATACCATATTCTTTCAAAAATCCATGCGCCTGTTTAGTGGACATTTCGGGCGTTCGGATGCGGGCAGGGATATTGGCAGTGATATCAAGCAACGGATGTGGCCCAGTCTTGCCATAGCCATCCCGGTATTACTGGTTGGTCTGTTGGTTAATGTGACCTTTGCCTTGTTGATCAGTTTTTTCCGAGGGACTTATCTGGATCTTGGTGCCGTTATTCTATGCGTAATCCTGATGTCGATTTCGGGTCTTTTTTATATTATGTTTGGCCAGTTTATGATCGGTAAGTTGTTTAAGCTGGTGCCGATCTCGGGTTATGAAGGCGGCTGGGATGCGATGCGTTTTCTTGTGTTACCGGTGATTATCGGCGTGGTTAGCGGTATTGGCGGGAGTACACGGTGGTATCGAACACTGTTTCTGGAGGAGATTAACAAGGATTATGTGCGCACGGCACGCGCTAAGGGAGTCTCCGAAATTCGGGTGCTATTCCGTCATGTCCTGCGTAATGCACTGATCCCAATCCTGACAGGTGTTGTTGCTGTTTTGCCGTTGTTATTTATGGGAAGTCTTATTACAGAATCATTTTTTGGTATTCCAGGGTTAGGTAGTTATACCATTGATGCCATTAGTAGCCAGGATTTTGCCATTGTCAGGGCAATGGTCTTTCTTGGCTCCGTGCTTTATATCTTTGGCTTATTGCTAACTGATATTTCATATACCATTGCCGACCCCAGGATTCGTTTATCATGA
- a CDS encoding ABC transporter permease, translated as MMITPVFLWTDILLGVLLVFLSIYVFHVWHTPPLRQRWQQILRRPIGAVSLLVLLTYLLVAVLDSMHFRTSLAAAEHSREVHYSVEVLSVLDVILTSLRNAQERTYSAPFATHAYVRETLLVAGVQQRIYPRLKYGGAHLDDPAQDRGADLKTRLGLLLVKGVVFSAAFILLLASWMSARGSNSLTGVLSMMIRGKGLYPWRSLALALLVFFMLLFMITDLSSLYHILGTDKVGQDVLYQTIKSVRTGLVIGTLTTLVMLPFAIILGAMAGYFRGWIDDLIQYLYTTLNSVPGVLLIAASVLMLQIYMDKNPEAFETMAERADMRLLFLCLILGITSWTGLCRMLRGEVLKLREMEYIQAARCFGVSHVRIILRHILPNVMHIILITVVLDFSGLVLAEAVLSYIGIGVDPTTFSWGNMINSARLEMAREPVVWWSLMAAFISMFVLVLSANLFADVVRDAFDPRTMMSGGDR; from the coding sequence ATCATGATTACCCCGGTATTTCTATGGACTGATATCCTGTTGGGTGTTTTATTGGTTTTTTTGTCAATTTATGTTTTCCATGTGTGGCATACGCCTCCCTTGCGCCAGCGTTGGCAACAGATATTACGGCGACCTATTGGTGCTGTATCGCTGCTTGTCTTGCTCACCTATTTATTGGTTGCAGTGCTTGACTCCATGCATTTCAGGACATCTTTAGCTGCTGCCGAGCATAGTCGTGAGGTGCATTATTCAGTGGAGGTGTTGAGTGTACTGGATGTTATATTAACCTCGCTGCGTAATGCGCAGGAGCGCACTTATTCTGCGCCCTTTGCGACCCATGCTTATGTGCGGGAAACTCTATTAGTAGCGGGTGTGCAACAACGTATCTATCCCCGCTTGAAATATGGTGGTGCGCACCTGGATGATCCGGCACAGGATCGAGGTGCGGATCTGAAGACCCGGCTGGGATTATTGTTAGTGAAAGGTGTCGTGTTTAGTGCTGCCTTTATCCTGTTATTGGCGAGCTGGATGAGTGCTAGAGGCTCAAACTCTTTGACTGGAGTCTTGTCTATGATGATCCGGGGCAAAGGCCTGTATCCCTGGCGTTCACTGGCACTGGCATTGCTGGTGTTTTTTATGTTGTTGTTTATGATTACAGATCTCTCATCACTGTATCATATCCTGGGTACCGACAAGGTCGGTCAGGACGTGTTGTATCAAACCATCAAGAGTGTGCGCACAGGTCTGGTGATTGGTACCCTGACGACTCTGGTAATGCTGCCCTTTGCGATAATTCTGGGTGCCATGGCGGGTTACTTTCGCGGCTGGATTGATGATTTGATACAGTATTTGTATACCACCCTGAATTCTGTTCCAGGGGTATTGTTAATTGCGGCATCGGTATTGATGCTACAGATCTATATGGATAAAAATCCCGAGGCCTTTGAGACCATGGCAGAACGTGCCGATATGCGTCTATTGTTTTTGTGTCTGATATTGGGGATTACCAGTTGGACGGGACTATGTCGTATGTTACGCGGAGAGGTGTTGAAGCTACGTGAGATGGAGTATATCCAGGCAGCACGCTGTTTTGGTGTCTCTCATGTGCGTATTATCCTGCGTCATATCCTGCCCAATGTGATGCATATTATCCTGATCACTGTGGTGCTTGATTTTAGTGGTCTGGTGTTGGCGGAGGCGGTGCTTTCCTACATCGGGATCGGGGTTGATCCTACTACCTTTAGTTGGGGCAATATGATTAATAGTGCGCGTCTGGAGATGGCGCGGGAGCCGGTGGTCTGGTGGTCGTTGATGGCCGCCTTTATCTCGATGTTTGTGCTGGTGTTGTCGGCTAATCTGTTTGCCGATGTGGTGCGTGATGCATTTGATCCTCGCACTATGATGTCCGGGGGTGATCGATGA
- a CDS encoding ABC transporter ATP-binding protein, producing the protein MTNTSLLLQVQDLHTSLLLEDKRLRVVDGIDLEIHRGETLAILGESGCGKSMTALSLMRLLPTPVGQITQGKISLGGLDILSLSESDMRRLRGARIAMIFQEPMTSLNPVQTIGQQIAESVRIHSDLSGQAVRERVQALLIKVGISDSERTYDSYPHQLSGGMKQRAMIAMALVGDPELLIADEPTTALDVTIQAQVLSLLKELQQQTGMAILLITHDLGVVVQVADRVAVMYAGQIVEQADCQLFFQQPRHPYSQMLFESLPSLKKKGSPLAVISGLVPELDQVFSGCRFVNRCPHALPICHDQIPLWQDSAMVRCHRHAEEIESIPVKDTEVTVGTGFSAQPALLKVVDLKVHFPLRKGLFNRVKDYVRAVDGVSFNIAAGQTLALVGESGCGKTTVGKAILQLYQATAGSVFYAGHDLQQGDGRSHLTELQMVFQDPFASLNPRMNVMECIEEGMLVQGIERDVNARRRRVSQLLEQVGLAPDCGQRYPHEFSGGQRQRISIARAIAVNPRLLICDEPTSALDVSVQAQILNLFKTLQQDLGLSYLFISHDLSVVSYLADYIAVMYQGRIVEQGLSGDILQHPQHPYTQTLLQAAP; encoded by the coding sequence ATGACTAATACATCCTTGCTATTGCAGGTGCAGGATCTGCATACGAGTCTGTTGCTTGAGGATAAACGCTTGCGTGTGGTGGATGGTATTGATCTTGAGATTCACCGGGGTGAGACCCTGGCTATCCTTGGGGAATCCGGTTGTGGCAAGTCCATGACTGCATTATCGCTGATGCGACTCTTGCCGACACCGGTTGGTCAGATTACACAGGGTAAGATCAGTTTGGGCGGGCTGGATATCCTGTCTCTGTCAGAGAGCGATATGCGTCGTCTGCGTGGTGCCCGGATTGCCATGATCTTTCAGGAGCCAATGACCTCGCTGAACCCGGTGCAGACCATTGGTCAGCAGATTGCCGAGAGTGTACGAATTCATTCGGATCTTAGTGGGCAGGCTGTACGTGAGCGGGTGCAGGCGTTGTTAATCAAGGTGGGTATTAGTGATAGTGAACGCACCTATGATAGCTATCCACATCAGTTATCAGGTGGTATGAAGCAACGCGCAATGATTGCCATGGCATTGGTGGGTGATCCTGAGTTATTGATTGCTGATGAACCGACAACGGCGCTGGATGTCACGATACAGGCGCAAGTCTTGAGCTTACTCAAGGAACTGCAACAACAGACAGGTATGGCCATCTTGTTGATTACACACGACCTTGGGGTTGTCGTTCAAGTGGCAGACCGGGTGGCAGTGATGTATGCCGGTCAAATAGTGGAACAGGCGGACTGTCAGCTGTTTTTCCAGCAACCTCGTCACCCTTATAGCCAGATGCTGTTTGAGTCATTGCCCTCGTTAAAGAAAAAAGGTAGCCCGTTAGCGGTTATTAGTGGACTCGTTCCTGAATTGGATCAGGTGTTTTCTGGTTGTCGTTTTGTTAATCGATGTCCCCATGCGTTACCCATATGCCATGACCAGATTCCTCTGTGGCAGGATTCGGCAATGGTGCGCTGTCATCGGCACGCTGAAGAGATAGAATCGATACCGGTCAAGGACACGGAGGTAACTGTTGGAACCGGTTTTTCGGCACAACCGGCCTTACTCAAGGTTGTTGACCTGAAGGTTCATTTTCCACTTAGGAAAGGCTTGTTTAATCGGGTGAAAGATTATGTGCGTGCGGTAGATGGTGTCAGTTTTAATATAGCCGCCGGGCAGACCCTGGCTCTGGTTGGTGAGTCCGGTTGTGGCAAGACCACGGTAGGCAAGGCTATCCTGCAGTTGTATCAGGCAACAGCAGGTTCGGTCTTTTATGCCGGACATGATCTGCAACAAGGTGACGGACGTTCTCATCTGACGGAATTACAGATGGTATTTCAGGACCCGTTTGCATCATTGAATCCGAGAATGAATGTCATGGAGTGTATTGAGGAAGGGATGTTGGTGCAGGGAATTGAGCGCGATGTTAATGCACGCAGAAGACGGGTGAGTCAATTACTTGAGCAAGTCGGTTTAGCACCAGACTGTGGTCAACGTTATCCCCATGAATTTTCCGGGGGACAACGACAACGAATCAGTATTGCCCGGGCGATTGCGGTTAATCCACGCCTGTTGATTTGCGATGAACCAACCAGTGCGCTGGATGTATCGGTACAGGCACAGATTCTTAATCTATTTAAGACCCTGCAACAAGATTTGGGATTGTCCTATCTGTTTATTAGCCATGATTTGTCAGTGGTTAGCTATCTTGCTGATTATATTGCTGTTATGTATCAGGGGCGCATTGTAGAGCAAGGACTTTCTGGCGATATCCTGCAACACCCGCAACATCCTTATACACAAACCTTGTTGCAGGCAGCCCCTTAA